The proteins below are encoded in one region of Dromaius novaehollandiae isolate bDroNov1 chromosome 9, bDroNov1.hap1, whole genome shotgun sequence:
- the ZIC4 gene encoding zinc finger protein ZIC 4 isoform X2: MSVDAPGIPGMDPAALSRRNPAPGLVALAGAPRPLRRPPPNMTGLPGLAAQPRAAAAHPREPAAEARLGPHPRRPGHTGHQPPPQPPPQHHPAALKLSPAPHPHHQLHHHHHHHHHHHHHHHMAGQAEVVSSQTGAYGPAQSTAAPYPVSHPAQALAAGSCPGHHAHHHHSEAGNPSLFTGLHEQPPHAAPGGHLNGQIRLGLPGEMYARSEHFTQVPASRTDPFAASSLHSYGGMNLNVNLAPHHGPGAFFRYMRQPIKQELICKWIELDQTPKKLCSKTFSTMHELVTHVTVEHVGGPEQSNHICFWEECPREGKPFKAKYKLVNHIRVHTGEKPFPCPFPGCGKVFARSENLKIHKRTHTGEKPFKCEFEGCDRRFANSSDRKKHSHVHTSDKPYNCKVRGCDKSYTHPSSLRKHMKVHCKSPPPSSGYESSTPSLVSPSSDSGREPPASCSHAEPSAPAQPAANLSE; this comes from the exons ATGAGCGTGGATGCTCCGGGGATCCCAGGGATGGACCCTGCCGCACTCTCCAGGCGGAACCCGGCGCCGGGATTAGTAGCCTTGGCAGGGGCTccgcgccccctccgccgccccccgccgaACATGACGGGCCTCCCGGGCctcgccgcgcagccccgcgccgcggcagcgcACCCGCGGGAGCCCGCCGCTGAGGCCCGCCTGGGGCCGCACCCGCGCCGGCCAGGACACACGGGGCACCAGCCtcctcctcagcctcctcctcagcATCACCCCGCGGCCCTTAAGCTCAGCCCAGCCCCTCATCCCCACCACCagctccaccaccaccaccaccaccaccaccaccatcatcatcatcatcatatgGCAGGCCAAGCCGAGGTGGTCTCTAGTCAAACGGGAGCGTATGGCCCGGCGCAGTCAACAGCAGCCCCTTACCCCGTGTCTCACCCAGCCCAGGCTCTGGCAGCAG GTAGCTGCCCCGGACACCATGCTCACCACCACCACTCAGAAGCTGGGAATCCCTCTCTGTTCACTGGACTCCATGAGCAGCCTCCCCATGCAGCTCCAGGTGGCCATCTAAACGGACAGATAAGACTGGGGTTACCTGGAGAAATGTACGCCAGGTCTGAACATTTCACTCAAGTACCAGCCTCGAGGACAGACCCCTTCGCTGCTTCTTCGCTTCATAGCTACGGTGGCATGAACCTGAACGTGAATCTGGCTCCACACCACGGTCCGGGGGCCTTCTTTCGTTACATGAGGCAGCCCATCAAACAGGAACTCATCTGTAAGTGGATTGAGTTGGACCAGACTCCCAAAAAATTATGCTCGAAAACTTTCAGCACGATGCACGAGCTGGTGACTCATGTCACGGTGGAGCACGTTGGAGGACCCGAGCAGTCCAATCACATATGTTTCTGGGAAGAGTGTCCGAGAGAAGGGAAACCTTTCAAGGCCAAATACAAACTTGTAAATCACATCAGAGTCCACACAGGTGAAAAACCTTTCCCCTGCCCTTTCCCAGGCTGTGGCAAAGTGTTTGCCAGATCAGAGAATCTCAAAATACACAAAAGAACTCATACAG GGGAGAAGCCGTTCAAATGCGAGTTCGAGGGCTGCGACAGACGCTTCGCCAACAGCAGCGACAGGAAGAAGCACTCGCACGTCCACACCAGCGACAAGCCGTACAACTGCAAAGTGAGAGGCTGCGACAAGTCCTACACCCACCCCAGCTCCCTGAGAAAACACATGAAAGTGCACTGCAAATCCCCTCCTCCCAGCTCCGGCTACGAGTCCTCCACGCCCTCCCTGGTGTCCCCCTCCTCGGACTCCGGCCGGGAACCCCCCGCCTCGTGTTCCCACGCCGAGccctccgcgcccgcgcagcccgccgccaACCTGAGCGAATG A
- the ZIC4 gene encoding zinc finger protein ZIC 4 isoform X1 codes for MSVDAPGIPGMDPAALSRRNPAPGLVALAGAPRPLRRPPPNMTGLPGLAAQPRAAAAHPREPAAEARLGPHPRRPGHTGHQPPPQPPPQHHPAALKLSPAPHPHHQLHHHHHHHHHHHHHHHMAGQAEVVSSQTGAYGPAQSTAAPYPVSHPAQALAAGRDFFRRRDLPASVMPGLTEQHPAASSHHGLFVSTTGSCPGHHAHHHHSEAGNPSLFTGLHEQPPHAAPGGHLNGQIRLGLPGEMYARSEHFTQVPASRTDPFAASSLHSYGGMNLNVNLAPHHGPGAFFRYMRQPIKQELICKWIELDQTPKKLCSKTFSTMHELVTHVTVEHVGGPEQSNHICFWEECPREGKPFKAKYKLVNHIRVHTGEKPFPCPFPGCGKVFARSENLKIHKRTHTGEKPFKCEFEGCDRRFANSSDRKKHSHVHTSDKPYNCKVRGCDKSYTHPSSLRKHMKVHCKSPPPSSGYESSTPSLVSPSSDSGREPPASCSHAEPSAPAQPAANLSE; via the exons ATGAGCGTGGATGCTCCGGGGATCCCAGGGATGGACCCTGCCGCACTCTCCAGGCGGAACCCGGCGCCGGGATTAGTAGCCTTGGCAGGGGCTccgcgccccctccgccgccccccgccgaACATGACGGGCCTCCCGGGCctcgccgcgcagccccgcgccgcggcagcgcACCCGCGGGAGCCCGCCGCTGAGGCCCGCCTGGGGCCGCACCCGCGCCGGCCAGGACACACGGGGCACCAGCCtcctcctcagcctcctcctcagcATCACCCCGCGGCCCTTAAGCTCAGCCCAGCCCCTCATCCCCACCACCagctccaccaccaccaccaccaccaccaccaccatcatcatcatcatcatatgGCAGGCCAAGCCGAGGTGGTCTCTAGTCAAACGGGAGCGTATGGCCCGGCGCAGTCAACAGCAGCCCCTTACCCCGTGTCTCACCCAGCCCAGGCTCTGGCAGCAGGTAGGGACTTCTTCAGGCGCAGAGACCTGCCGGCCTCAGTCATGCCAGGGCTGACCGAGCAGCACCCCGCTGCAAGTTCTCACCACGGACTGTTTGTCTCAACAACAGGTAGCTGCCCCGGACACCATGCTCACCACCACCACTCAGAAGCTGGGAATCCCTCTCTGTTCACTGGACTCCATGAGCAGCCTCCCCATGCAGCTCCAGGTGGCCATCTAAACGGACAGATAAGACTGGGGTTACCTGGAGAAATGTACGCCAGGTCTGAACATTTCACTCAAGTACCAGCCTCGAGGACAGACCCCTTCGCTGCTTCTTCGCTTCATAGCTACGGTGGCATGAACCTGAACGTGAATCTGGCTCCACACCACGGTCCGGGGGCCTTCTTTCGTTACATGAGGCAGCCCATCAAACAGGAACTCATCTGTAAGTGGATTGAGTTGGACCAGACTCCCAAAAAATTATGCTCGAAAACTTTCAGCACGATGCACGAGCTGGTGACTCATGTCACGGTGGAGCACGTTGGAGGACCCGAGCAGTCCAATCACATATGTTTCTGGGAAGAGTGTCCGAGAGAAGGGAAACCTTTCAAGGCCAAATACAAACTTGTAAATCACATCAGAGTCCACACAGGTGAAAAACCTTTCCCCTGCCCTTTCCCAGGCTGTGGCAAAGTGTTTGCCAGATCAGAGAATCTCAAAATACACAAAAGAACTCATACAG GGGAGAAGCCGTTCAAATGCGAGTTCGAGGGCTGCGACAGACGCTTCGCCAACAGCAGCGACAGGAAGAAGCACTCGCACGTCCACACCAGCGACAAGCCGTACAACTGCAAAGTGAGAGGCTGCGACAAGTCCTACACCCACCCCAGCTCCCTGAGAAAACACATGAAAGTGCACTGCAAATCCCCTCCTCCCAGCTCCGGCTACGAGTCCTCCACGCCCTCCCTGGTGTCCCCCTCCTCGGACTCCGGCCGGGAACCCCCCGCCTCGTGTTCCCACGCCGAGccctccgcgcccgcgcagcccgccgccaACCTGAGCGAATG A
- the ZIC4 gene encoding zinc finger protein ZIC 4 isoform X4 produces the protein MRHKTPLVMRKRKRLYRNILEKSSSCPGHHAHHHHSEAGNPSLFTGLHEQPPHAAPGGHLNGQIRLGLPGEMYARSEHFTQVPASRTDPFAASSLHSYGGMNLNVNLAPHHGPGAFFRYMRQPIKQELICKWIELDQTPKKLCSKTFSTMHELVTHVTVEHVGGPEQSNHICFWEECPREGKPFKAKYKLVNHIRVHTGEKPFPCPFPGCGKVFARSENLKIHKRTHTGEKPFKCEFEGCDRRFANSSDRKKHSHVHTSDKPYNCKVRGCDKSYTHPSSLRKHMKVHCKSPPPSSGYESSTPSLVSPSSDSGREPPASCSHAEPSAPAQPAANLSE, from the exons GTAGCTGCCCCGGACACCATGCTCACCACCACCACTCAGAAGCTGGGAATCCCTCTCTGTTCACTGGACTCCATGAGCAGCCTCCCCATGCAGCTCCAGGTGGCCATCTAAACGGACAGATAAGACTGGGGTTACCTGGAGAAATGTACGCCAGGTCTGAACATTTCACTCAAGTACCAGCCTCGAGGACAGACCCCTTCGCTGCTTCTTCGCTTCATAGCTACGGTGGCATGAACCTGAACGTGAATCTGGCTCCACACCACGGTCCGGGGGCCTTCTTTCGTTACATGAGGCAGCCCATCAAACAGGAACTCATCTGTAAGTGGATTGAGTTGGACCAGACTCCCAAAAAATTATGCTCGAAAACTTTCAGCACGATGCACGAGCTGGTGACTCATGTCACGGTGGAGCACGTTGGAGGACCCGAGCAGTCCAATCACATATGTTTCTGGGAAGAGTGTCCGAGAGAAGGGAAACCTTTCAAGGCCAAATACAAACTTGTAAATCACATCAGAGTCCACACAGGTGAAAAACCTTTCCCCTGCCCTTTCCCAGGCTGTGGCAAAGTGTTTGCCAGATCAGAGAATCTCAAAATACACAAAAGAACTCATACAG GGGAGAAGCCGTTCAAATGCGAGTTCGAGGGCTGCGACAGACGCTTCGCCAACAGCAGCGACAGGAAGAAGCACTCGCACGTCCACACCAGCGACAAGCCGTACAACTGCAAAGTGAGAGGCTGCGACAAGTCCTACACCCACCCCAGCTCCCTGAGAAAACACATGAAAGTGCACTGCAAATCCCCTCCTCCCAGCTCCGGCTACGAGTCCTCCACGCCCTCCCTGGTGTCCCCCTCCTCGGACTCCGGCCGGGAACCCCCCGCCTCGTGTTCCCACGCCGAGccctccgcgcccgcgcagcccgccgccaACCTGAGCGAATG A